From Patescibacteria group bacterium:
GGAATCGCCGGCACGTTTTTGGTGGTTTTACCGGGAATTCCTTTTATGTTCATTACAGTCCTTGCCTATGCAATTTTTGACCGCTTCCATCGAATAACCGGGTGGAACATACTTTTTTTTGCCGCTTTGACCTTAGCCTCATTATTCATTGATTATCTTTCGGGGATTATGGGTGCAAAACTTTTTGGTGCTTCAAAATACGGCACGATTGGAGGAATTATCGGCGGATTAATTGGTCTTTTTGTCTTTCCACCATTTGGAATTTTCATTGGAATGTTTCTGGGAGTGATAATTTTCGAGGTAATGCTTTCAAAAAAATCAGTCACGAAATCAGTAAAATCCGGCACCGGATCGATATTGGGCTCCATCGCCGGCATTGTCATCAACCTGATAATTGCCCTGGCATTCCTCGTCAGTTTTATA
This genomic window contains:
- a CDS encoding DUF456 domain-containing protein, whose amino-acid sequence is MFITVLAYAIFDRFHRITGWNILFFAALTLASLFIDYLSGIMGAKLFGASKYGTIGGIIGGLIGLFVFPPFGIFIGMFLGVIIFEVMLSKKSVTKSVKSGTGSILGSIAGIVINLIIALAFLVSFIVLYWK